The Oncorhynchus clarkii lewisi isolate Uvic-CL-2024 chromosome 29, UVic_Ocla_1.0, whole genome shotgun sequence genome contains a region encoding:
- the LOC139387881 gene encoding electrogenic sodium bicarbonate cotransporter 4-like isoform X3 has product MAHDWQGGRSRSHHRYEEDVKEPQPVYIGVPVTHGYSKRRRRKHRSQREQEKHHTHRGQHAHHEHTRHEHIHHDNHHDHQEHYKEEEEQEQHDIFDPDSTVSPAAERLRYILGEDDDMPTPTLFTEMDTLQHDGDEMEWKESARWVKFEEKVEEGGERWSKPHVSTLTLHSLFELRTCIQTGSVLLDLEGYSLPQIVDDIVDRQVADGLIGPELREKVSFVLLRKHRHQHKKPIHLSLADMGKSNNSPTSRSPQSFHNVSRSNVSRFPSSASGLHHSTEDLRAKSGSLGRLHPAQSRSMNDISDKPSTDQMKNKFMKKIPRDAEASNVLIGEVDFLDKPFVAFVRLAQATTLGGLTEVPVPTRFLFVLLGPHGKGKSYNEIGRAIATLMVDDLFSDVAYKARDRDDLIAGIDEFLDEVIVLPPGEWDPKIRIEPPKKVPSADMRKSVLNLNELGQVNGTGTAGGPGGGEDEEMPIPHELGEELQFTGRFCGGLWLDIKRKVPWILSDFSQGFHIQSISAVLFIYLGCITNAITFGGLLGDATDNYQGVMESFLGTALAGTVFCLLGGQPLIILSSTGPILIFEKLLYEFCKSNTIDYMELRLWIGLHSCLQCLILVATDASYIIKYITRFTEEGFSSLISFIFISDAIKKMVGSFKYYPINRVFKPDYVTTYRCECIAPDQVPLADDNMTDLYNITGLDWSQLSKKECVKYGGALLGNACKYVPDLALISFILFFGTYSMTVSLKKFKTSRYFPTKLRKLISDFSIFMSIMTFVGLDMLVGLDTPKLIVPTEFQPTRPDRGWVVMPFGKNPWWVYVVSAVPALLVTILIFMDQQISAVIVNRKENKLKKGCGYHLDLFWVGILMAVCSFLGLPWYVAATVISIAHIDSLKMESESSAPGEQPQFLGVREQRLTGILVFVLTGVSIFLAPVLQYIPMPVLYGVFLYMGVASLAGIQFWERIKLYLMPAKHQPDFSFLRHVPLRRVHLFTLVQIICLAVLWTLKSTVAAIIFPVMILGLMVVRKMMDLMFSQHDLAWLDDILPEKDKKKEKDGKKKKDHKRTKVAEPESDEEPKSPLPPPVKIPMDTIDLPSAPDPSVTPPTQPPV; this is encoded by the exons aTGGCACATGATTGGCAGGGAGGTAGAAGTAGGAGTCACCACCGATATGAGGAAGATGTTAAGG aacCCCAGCCAGTGTATATTGGTGTTCCGGTAACACACGGTTACAGCAAAAGGAGACGCCGTAAACACCGCTCCCAGCGCGAACAAGAGAAACACCACACACACCGCGGCCAACACGCACACCATGAACACACACGTCACGAACACATACACCATGACAATCACCATGACCACCAGGAACActacaaagaggaggaggagcaggaacaACATGACATATTTGACCCTGACTCCACAG TGTCCCCGGCGGCGGAGAGGCTGCGCTACATCCTGGGTGAAGATGACGACATGCCGACGCCCACTCTGTTTACGGAGATGGACACGCTGCAACACGATGGAGACGAGATGGAGTGGAAAGAGTCtgctag gtGGGTGAAGTttgaggagaaggtggaggagggaggagagaggtggagtaagCCCCATGTGTCCACCCTGACCCTCCACAGTCTGTTTGAGCTGAGGACCTGCATCCAGACTGGCAGTGTACTGCTGGATCTGGAGGGATACTCCCTGCCACAGATAGTGg aTGACATCGTGGACCGCCAGGTGGCAGAcggtctgattggtccagaacTGAGGGAGAAGGTCAGCTTTGTGTTGCTACGGAAACATCGCCACCAGCATAAGAAACCCATCCACCTCTCGCTAGccgacatgggaaaatcaaacaaTTCCCCcacca gcCGTAGTCCCCAGTCTTTTCATAATGTCAGTCGTAGTAACGTCAGTCGCTTTCCTAGTTCAGCCTCTGGCCTCCATCACTCCACAGAGGACTTACGAGCCAAGTCAGGCAGCCTTGGCCGCCTGC ATCCCGCGCAAAGCCGAAGCATGAACGACATTTCAGACAAGCCAAGCACAGACCAG atgAAAAACAAGTTCATGAAGAAGATACCTCGTGATGCAGAGGCATCCAACGTTCTGATTGGAGAAGTGGACTTCCTGGATAAACCATTTGTAGCTTTCGTACGTCTGGCCCAGGCCACCACACTGGGAGGCCTGACCGAGGTCCCCGTAcctaccag GTTTCTGTTTGTCTTGCTGGGTCCTCATGGCAAAGGCAAGTCCTACAACGAGATTGGCCGAGCTATCGCCACGCTCATGGTGGATGAC TTGTTCAGTGACGTTGCGTATAAAGCCCGGGACAGGGACGACCTGATCGCGGGGATTGATGAGTTTCTGGATGAGGTCATCGTTCTGCCCCCAGGGGAGTGGGACCCCAAAATACGCATTGAGCCCCCCAAGAAGGTCCCCTCTGCTGACATGAG GAAGTCTGTGCTGAACCTGAACGAGCTAGGCCAGGTGAACGGGACCGGGACGGCTGGGGggccaggaggaggagaggatgaggagatgcCCATCCCCCACGAATTGGGAGAGGAACTGCAATTCACTGGCAG gttCTGTGGAGGCCTGTGGCTGGACATTAAGAGGAAGGTTCCGTGGATCCTTAGTGATTTCTCCCAGGGCTTTCACATCCAGTCCATCTCTGCTGTTCTGTTCATCTACCTGGGCTGCATCACCAACGCCATCACCTTCGGAGGCCTGCTGGGAGACGCCACTGACAactaccag GGTGTGATGGAGAGTTTCCTGGGTACAGCGTTGGCAggtacagtgttctgtctgttAGGAGGTCAGCCTCTCATCATTCTCAGTTCTACGGGACCCATCCTCATCTTCGAGAAACTGCTCTACGAGTTCTGCAa GTCTAACACTATAGACTACATGGAGCTGCGTCTGTGGATTGGTCTCCACTCCTGTCTGCAGTGTCTGATCCTTGTCGCCACGGACGCCAGTTACATCATCAAATATATCACCCGCTTCACCGAGGAGGGCTTCTCCAGCCTCATCTCCTTCATCTTCATCTCGGACGCCATCAAGAAGATg GTGGGCTCCTTTAAGTACTACCCCATCAACCGTGTCTTCAAGCCCGACTACGTTACCACATACAGGTGTGAATGTATCGCACCTGACCAGG TTCCACTCGCGGACGATAATATGACTGATTTG tataACATAACAGGTCTGGACTGGAGTCAGCTGAGTAAGAAGGAGTGTGTGAAGTATGGCGGCGCCCTGCTGGGGAACGCGTGTAAGTACGTCCCAGACCTGGCCCTCATATCTTTTATCCTGTTCTTCGGCACCTACTCCATGACCGTCTCCCTCAAGAAGTTCAAGACTAGCCGCTACTTCCCCACCAAG CTGAGGAAACTGATCAGTGATTTCTCCATCTTCATGTCAATCATGACGTTTGTGGGTCTGGATATGCTTGTAGGGCTGGACACGCCCAAATTAATTGTACCCACAGAGTTTCAG ccgACGCGTCCAGACCGTGGCTGGGTGGTGATGCCGTTTGGTAAGAACCCGTGGTGGGTGTATGTGGTCAGCGCCGTCCCTGCTCTCCTGGTCACCATCCTCATCTTCATGGACCAACAGATCAGCGCCGTCATCGTCAACCGCAAAGAGAACAAACTCAAG AAAGGTTGTGGGTACCATCTGGACCTGTTCTGGGTGGGTATTCTGATGGCAGTGTGTTCCTTCCTGGGCCTGCCCTGGTACGTGGCTGCAACTGTCATCTCCATCGCCCACATCGACTCTCTGAAGATGGAGAGTGAGTCCAGCGCCCCAGGAGAGCAGCCCCAGTTCCTGGGAGTCAG ggaGCAGAGGTTGACGGGTATTCTGGTGTTTGTCTTAACTGGAGTTTCCATCTTCCTAGCTCCTGTCCTTCAG TACATCCCCATGCCTGTTCTCTACGGTGTCTTCCTCTACATGGGAGTAGCCTCACTTGCAGGAATACag tTCTGGGAGCGTATCAAGCTGTATCTGATGCCAGCCAAGCACCAGCCAGACTTCTCCTTCCTGCGTCACGTTCCTCTGAGGAGAGTCCATCTCTTCACCCTGGTCCAGATTATCTGTCTGGCTGTCCTCTGGACCCTCAAGTCTACCGTAGCGGCCATCATCTTCCCTGTCATG ATCCTGGGTCTGATGGTGGTGCGTAAGATGATGGACCTGATGTTCTCTCAACACGACCTGGCCTGGCTGGACGACATCCTGCCGGAGAAAgacaagaagaaggagaaggatggGAAGAAAAAGAAAGACCACAAAAGGACCAAAGTAGCAGAGCCGGAGAGCGACGAGGAG CCCAAgagtcccctccctcctccagtgAAGATACCCATGGACACCATAGATCTGCCTTCAGCACCTGACCCCTCtgtaaccccacccacccagcccCCCGTCTGA
- the LOC139387881 gene encoding electrogenic sodium bicarbonate cotransporter 4-like isoform X1, translated as MAHDWQGGRSRSHHRYEEDVKEPQPVYIGVPVTHGYSKRRRRKHRSQREQEKHHTHRGQHAHHEHTRHEHIHHDNHHDHQEHYKEEEEQEQHDIFDPDSTVSPAAERLRYILGEDDDMPTPTLFTEMDTLQHDGDEMEWKESARWVKFEEKVEEGGERWSKPHVSTLTLHSLFELRTCIQTGSVLLDLEGYSLPQIVDDIVDRQVADGLIGPELREKVSFVLLRKHRHQHKKPIHLSLADMGKSNNSPTSRSPQSFHNVSRSNVSRFPSSASGLHHSTEDLRAKSGSLGRLHPAQSRSMNDISDKPSTDQMKNKFMKKIPRDAEASNVLIGEVDFLDKPFVAFVRLAQATTLGGLTEVPVPTRFLFVLLGPHGKGKSYNEIGRAIATLMVDDLFSDVAYKARDRDDLIAGIDEFLDEVIVLPPGEWDPKIRIEPPKKVPSADMRKSVLNLNELGQVNGTGTAGGPGGGEDEEMPIPHELGEELQFTGRFCGGLWLDIKRKVPWILSDFSQGFHIQSISAVLFIYLGCITNAITFGGLLGDATDNYQGVMESFLGTALAGTVFCLLGGQPLIILSSTGPILIFEKLLYEFCKSNTIDYMELRLWIGLHSCLQCLILVATDASYIIKYITRFTEEGFSSLISFIFISDAIKKMVGSFKYYPINRVFKPDYVTTYRCECIAPDQAAAMAFNVSVPLADDNMTDLYNITGLDWSQLSKKECVKYGGALLGNACKYVPDLALISFILFFGTYSMTVSLKKFKTSRYFPTKLRKLISDFSIFMSIMTFVGLDMLVGLDTPKLIVPTEFQPTRPDRGWVVMPFGKNPWWVYVVSAVPALLVTILIFMDQQISAVIVNRKENKLKKGCGYHLDLFWVGILMAVCSFLGLPWYVAATVISIAHIDSLKMESESSAPGEQPQFLGVREQRLTGILVFVLTGVSIFLAPVLQYIPMPVLYGVFLYMGVASLAGIQFWERIKLYLMPAKHQPDFSFLRHVPLRRVHLFTLVQIICLAVLWTLKSTVAAIIFPVMILGLMVVRKMMDLMFSQHDLAWLDDILPEKDKKKEKDGKKKKDHKRTKVAEPESDEEPKSPLPPPVKIPMDTIDLPSAPDPSVTPPTQPPV; from the exons aTGGCACATGATTGGCAGGGAGGTAGAAGTAGGAGTCACCACCGATATGAGGAAGATGTTAAGG aacCCCAGCCAGTGTATATTGGTGTTCCGGTAACACACGGTTACAGCAAAAGGAGACGCCGTAAACACCGCTCCCAGCGCGAACAAGAGAAACACCACACACACCGCGGCCAACACGCACACCATGAACACACACGTCACGAACACATACACCATGACAATCACCATGACCACCAGGAACActacaaagaggaggaggagcaggaacaACATGACATATTTGACCCTGACTCCACAG TGTCCCCGGCGGCGGAGAGGCTGCGCTACATCCTGGGTGAAGATGACGACATGCCGACGCCCACTCTGTTTACGGAGATGGACACGCTGCAACACGATGGAGACGAGATGGAGTGGAAAGAGTCtgctag gtGGGTGAAGTttgaggagaaggtggaggagggaggagagaggtggagtaagCCCCATGTGTCCACCCTGACCCTCCACAGTCTGTTTGAGCTGAGGACCTGCATCCAGACTGGCAGTGTACTGCTGGATCTGGAGGGATACTCCCTGCCACAGATAGTGg aTGACATCGTGGACCGCCAGGTGGCAGAcggtctgattggtccagaacTGAGGGAGAAGGTCAGCTTTGTGTTGCTACGGAAACATCGCCACCAGCATAAGAAACCCATCCACCTCTCGCTAGccgacatgggaaaatcaaacaaTTCCCCcacca gcCGTAGTCCCCAGTCTTTTCATAATGTCAGTCGTAGTAACGTCAGTCGCTTTCCTAGTTCAGCCTCTGGCCTCCATCACTCCACAGAGGACTTACGAGCCAAGTCAGGCAGCCTTGGCCGCCTGC ATCCCGCGCAAAGCCGAAGCATGAACGACATTTCAGACAAGCCAAGCACAGACCAG atgAAAAACAAGTTCATGAAGAAGATACCTCGTGATGCAGAGGCATCCAACGTTCTGATTGGAGAAGTGGACTTCCTGGATAAACCATTTGTAGCTTTCGTACGTCTGGCCCAGGCCACCACACTGGGAGGCCTGACCGAGGTCCCCGTAcctaccag GTTTCTGTTTGTCTTGCTGGGTCCTCATGGCAAAGGCAAGTCCTACAACGAGATTGGCCGAGCTATCGCCACGCTCATGGTGGATGAC TTGTTCAGTGACGTTGCGTATAAAGCCCGGGACAGGGACGACCTGATCGCGGGGATTGATGAGTTTCTGGATGAGGTCATCGTTCTGCCCCCAGGGGAGTGGGACCCCAAAATACGCATTGAGCCCCCCAAGAAGGTCCCCTCTGCTGACATGAG GAAGTCTGTGCTGAACCTGAACGAGCTAGGCCAGGTGAACGGGACCGGGACGGCTGGGGggccaggaggaggagaggatgaggagatgcCCATCCCCCACGAATTGGGAGAGGAACTGCAATTCACTGGCAG gttCTGTGGAGGCCTGTGGCTGGACATTAAGAGGAAGGTTCCGTGGATCCTTAGTGATTTCTCCCAGGGCTTTCACATCCAGTCCATCTCTGCTGTTCTGTTCATCTACCTGGGCTGCATCACCAACGCCATCACCTTCGGAGGCCTGCTGGGAGACGCCACTGACAactaccag GGTGTGATGGAGAGTTTCCTGGGTACAGCGTTGGCAggtacagtgttctgtctgttAGGAGGTCAGCCTCTCATCATTCTCAGTTCTACGGGACCCATCCTCATCTTCGAGAAACTGCTCTACGAGTTCTGCAa GTCTAACACTATAGACTACATGGAGCTGCGTCTGTGGATTGGTCTCCACTCCTGTCTGCAGTGTCTGATCCTTGTCGCCACGGACGCCAGTTACATCATCAAATATATCACCCGCTTCACCGAGGAGGGCTTCTCCAGCCTCATCTCCTTCATCTTCATCTCGGACGCCATCAAGAAGATg GTGGGCTCCTTTAAGTACTACCCCATCAACCGTGTCTTCAAGCCCGACTACGTTACCACATACAGGTGTGAATGTATCGCACCTGACCAGG ctgctGCGATGGCTTTTAACGTTTCAGTTCCACTCGCGGACGATAATATGACTGATTTG tataACATAACAGGTCTGGACTGGAGTCAGCTGAGTAAGAAGGAGTGTGTGAAGTATGGCGGCGCCCTGCTGGGGAACGCGTGTAAGTACGTCCCAGACCTGGCCCTCATATCTTTTATCCTGTTCTTCGGCACCTACTCCATGACCGTCTCCCTCAAGAAGTTCAAGACTAGCCGCTACTTCCCCACCAAG CTGAGGAAACTGATCAGTGATTTCTCCATCTTCATGTCAATCATGACGTTTGTGGGTCTGGATATGCTTGTAGGGCTGGACACGCCCAAATTAATTGTACCCACAGAGTTTCAG ccgACGCGTCCAGACCGTGGCTGGGTGGTGATGCCGTTTGGTAAGAACCCGTGGTGGGTGTATGTGGTCAGCGCCGTCCCTGCTCTCCTGGTCACCATCCTCATCTTCATGGACCAACAGATCAGCGCCGTCATCGTCAACCGCAAAGAGAACAAACTCAAG AAAGGTTGTGGGTACCATCTGGACCTGTTCTGGGTGGGTATTCTGATGGCAGTGTGTTCCTTCCTGGGCCTGCCCTGGTACGTGGCTGCAACTGTCATCTCCATCGCCCACATCGACTCTCTGAAGATGGAGAGTGAGTCCAGCGCCCCAGGAGAGCAGCCCCAGTTCCTGGGAGTCAG ggaGCAGAGGTTGACGGGTATTCTGGTGTTTGTCTTAACTGGAGTTTCCATCTTCCTAGCTCCTGTCCTTCAG TACATCCCCATGCCTGTTCTCTACGGTGTCTTCCTCTACATGGGAGTAGCCTCACTTGCAGGAATACag tTCTGGGAGCGTATCAAGCTGTATCTGATGCCAGCCAAGCACCAGCCAGACTTCTCCTTCCTGCGTCACGTTCCTCTGAGGAGAGTCCATCTCTTCACCCTGGTCCAGATTATCTGTCTGGCTGTCCTCTGGACCCTCAAGTCTACCGTAGCGGCCATCATCTTCCCTGTCATG ATCCTGGGTCTGATGGTGGTGCGTAAGATGATGGACCTGATGTTCTCTCAACACGACCTGGCCTGGCTGGACGACATCCTGCCGGAGAAAgacaagaagaaggagaaggatggGAAGAAAAAGAAAGACCACAAAAGGACCAAAGTAGCAGAGCCGGAGAGCGACGAGGAG CCCAAgagtcccctccctcctccagtgAAGATACCCATGGACACCATAGATCTGCCTTCAGCACCTGACCCCTCtgtaaccccacccacccagcccCCCGTCTGA
- the LOC139387881 gene encoding electrogenic sodium bicarbonate cotransporter 4-like isoform X2 yields MAHDWQGGRSRSHHRYEEDVKEPQPVYIGVPVTHGYSKRRRRKHRSQREQEKHHTHRGQHAHHEHTRHEHIHHDNHHDHQEHYKEEEEQEQHDIFDPDSTVSPAAERLRYILGEDDDMPTPTLFTEMDTLQHDGDEMEWKESARWVKFEEKVEEGGERWSKPHVSTLTLHSLFELRTCIQTGSVLLDLEGYSLPQIVDDIVDRQVADGLIGPELREKVSFVLLRKHRHQHKKPIHLSLADMGKSNNSPTSRSPQSFHNVSRSNVSRFPSSASGLHHSTEDLRAKSGSLGRLHPAQSRSMNDISDKPSTDQMKNKFMKKIPRDAEASNVLIGEVDFLDKPFVAFVRLAQATTLGGLTEVPVPTRFLFVLLGPHGKGKSYNEIGRAIATLMVDDLFSDVAYKARDRDDLIAGIDEFLDEVIVLPPGEWDPKIRIEPPKKVPSADMRKSVLNLNELGQVNGTGTAGGPGGGEDEEMPIPHELGEELQFTGRFCGGLWLDIKRKVPWILSDFSQGFHIQSISAVLFIYLGCITNAITFGGLLGDATDNYQGVMESFLGTALAGTVFCLLGGQPLIILSSTGPILIFEKLLYEFCKSNTIDYMELRLWIGLHSCLQCLILVATDASYIIKYITRFTEEGFSSLISFIFISDAIKKMVGSFKYYPINRVFKPDYVTTYRCECIAPDQAAAMAFNVSVPLADDNMTDLYNITGLDWSQLSKKECVKYGGALLGNACKYVPDLALISFILFFGTYSMTVSLKKFKTSRYFPTKYRSLVGDFSIIISILVFCGIDYLLGLDTPKLHVPTEVKPTRPDRGWVVMPFGKNPWWVYVVSAVPALLVTILIFMDQQISAVIVNRKENKLKKGCGYHLDLFWVGILMAVCSFLGLPWYVAATVISIAHIDSLKMESESSAPGEQPQFLGVREQRLTGILVFVLTGVSIFLAPVLQYIPMPVLYGVFLYMGVASLAGIQFWERIKLYLMPAKHQPDFSFLRHVPLRRVHLFTLVQIICLAVLWTLKSTVAAIIFPVMILGLMVVRKMMDLMFSQHDLAWLDDILPEKDKKKEKDGKKKKDHKRTKVAEPESDEEPKSPLPPPVKIPMDTIDLPSAPDPSVTPPTQPPV; encoded by the exons aTGGCACATGATTGGCAGGGAGGTAGAAGTAGGAGTCACCACCGATATGAGGAAGATGTTAAGG aacCCCAGCCAGTGTATATTGGTGTTCCGGTAACACACGGTTACAGCAAAAGGAGACGCCGTAAACACCGCTCCCAGCGCGAACAAGAGAAACACCACACACACCGCGGCCAACACGCACACCATGAACACACACGTCACGAACACATACACCATGACAATCACCATGACCACCAGGAACActacaaagaggaggaggagcaggaacaACATGACATATTTGACCCTGACTCCACAG TGTCCCCGGCGGCGGAGAGGCTGCGCTACATCCTGGGTGAAGATGACGACATGCCGACGCCCACTCTGTTTACGGAGATGGACACGCTGCAACACGATGGAGACGAGATGGAGTGGAAAGAGTCtgctag gtGGGTGAAGTttgaggagaaggtggaggagggaggagagaggtggagtaagCCCCATGTGTCCACCCTGACCCTCCACAGTCTGTTTGAGCTGAGGACCTGCATCCAGACTGGCAGTGTACTGCTGGATCTGGAGGGATACTCCCTGCCACAGATAGTGg aTGACATCGTGGACCGCCAGGTGGCAGAcggtctgattggtccagaacTGAGGGAGAAGGTCAGCTTTGTGTTGCTACGGAAACATCGCCACCAGCATAAGAAACCCATCCACCTCTCGCTAGccgacatgggaaaatcaaacaaTTCCCCcacca gcCGTAGTCCCCAGTCTTTTCATAATGTCAGTCGTAGTAACGTCAGTCGCTTTCCTAGTTCAGCCTCTGGCCTCCATCACTCCACAGAGGACTTACGAGCCAAGTCAGGCAGCCTTGGCCGCCTGC ATCCCGCGCAAAGCCGAAGCATGAACGACATTTCAGACAAGCCAAGCACAGACCAG atgAAAAACAAGTTCATGAAGAAGATACCTCGTGATGCAGAGGCATCCAACGTTCTGATTGGAGAAGTGGACTTCCTGGATAAACCATTTGTAGCTTTCGTACGTCTGGCCCAGGCCACCACACTGGGAGGCCTGACCGAGGTCCCCGTAcctaccag GTTTCTGTTTGTCTTGCTGGGTCCTCATGGCAAAGGCAAGTCCTACAACGAGATTGGCCGAGCTATCGCCACGCTCATGGTGGATGAC TTGTTCAGTGACGTTGCGTATAAAGCCCGGGACAGGGACGACCTGATCGCGGGGATTGATGAGTTTCTGGATGAGGTCATCGTTCTGCCCCCAGGGGAGTGGGACCCCAAAATACGCATTGAGCCCCCCAAGAAGGTCCCCTCTGCTGACATGAG GAAGTCTGTGCTGAACCTGAACGAGCTAGGCCAGGTGAACGGGACCGGGACGGCTGGGGggccaggaggaggagaggatgaggagatgcCCATCCCCCACGAATTGGGAGAGGAACTGCAATTCACTGGCAG gttCTGTGGAGGCCTGTGGCTGGACATTAAGAGGAAGGTTCCGTGGATCCTTAGTGATTTCTCCCAGGGCTTTCACATCCAGTCCATCTCTGCTGTTCTGTTCATCTACCTGGGCTGCATCACCAACGCCATCACCTTCGGAGGCCTGCTGGGAGACGCCACTGACAactaccag GGTGTGATGGAGAGTTTCCTGGGTACAGCGTTGGCAggtacagtgttctgtctgttAGGAGGTCAGCCTCTCATCATTCTCAGTTCTACGGGACCCATCCTCATCTTCGAGAAACTGCTCTACGAGTTCTGCAa GTCTAACACTATAGACTACATGGAGCTGCGTCTGTGGATTGGTCTCCACTCCTGTCTGCAGTGTCTGATCCTTGTCGCCACGGACGCCAGTTACATCATCAAATATATCACCCGCTTCACCGAGGAGGGCTTCTCCAGCCTCATCTCCTTCATCTTCATCTCGGACGCCATCAAGAAGATg GTGGGCTCCTTTAAGTACTACCCCATCAACCGTGTCTTCAAGCCCGACTACGTTACCACATACAGGTGTGAATGTATCGCACCTGACCAGG ctgctGCGATGGCTTTTAACGTTTCAGTTCCACTCGCGGACGATAATATGACTGATTTG tataACATAACAGGTCTGGACTGGAGTCAGCTGAGTAAGAAGGAGTGTGTGAAGTATGGCGGCGCCCTGCTGGGGAACGCGTGTAAGTACGTCCCAGACCTGGCCCTCATATCTTTTATCCTGTTCTTCGGCACCTACTCCATGACCGTCTCCCTCAAGAAGTTCAAGACTAGCCGCTACTTCCCCACCAAG TACCGTTCCCTGGTTGGTGATTTCTCCATCATCATCTCCATCCTGGTGTTCTGTGGGATAGACTACCTGTTAGGCCTGGACACGCCCAAACTGCACGTGCCCACTGAAGTCAag ccgACGCGTCCAGACCGTGGCTGGGTGGTGATGCCGTTTGGTAAGAACCCGTGGTGGGTGTATGTGGTCAGCGCCGTCCCTGCTCTCCTGGTCACCATCCTCATCTTCATGGACCAACAGATCAGCGCCGTCATCGTCAACCGCAAAGAGAACAAACTCAAG AAAGGTTGTGGGTACCATCTGGACCTGTTCTGGGTGGGTATTCTGATGGCAGTGTGTTCCTTCCTGGGCCTGCCCTGGTACGTGGCTGCAACTGTCATCTCCATCGCCCACATCGACTCTCTGAAGATGGAGAGTGAGTCCAGCGCCCCAGGAGAGCAGCCCCAGTTCCTGGGAGTCAG ggaGCAGAGGTTGACGGGTATTCTGGTGTTTGTCTTAACTGGAGTTTCCATCTTCCTAGCTCCTGTCCTTCAG TACATCCCCATGCCTGTTCTCTACGGTGTCTTCCTCTACATGGGAGTAGCCTCACTTGCAGGAATACag tTCTGGGAGCGTATCAAGCTGTATCTGATGCCAGCCAAGCACCAGCCAGACTTCTCCTTCCTGCGTCACGTTCCTCTGAGGAGAGTCCATCTCTTCACCCTGGTCCAGATTATCTGTCTGGCTGTCCTCTGGACCCTCAAGTCTACCGTAGCGGCCATCATCTTCCCTGTCATG ATCCTGGGTCTGATGGTGGTGCGTAAGATGATGGACCTGATGTTCTCTCAACACGACCTGGCCTGGCTGGACGACATCCTGCCGGAGAAAgacaagaagaaggagaaggatggGAAGAAAAAGAAAGACCACAAAAGGACCAAAGTAGCAGAGCCGGAGAGCGACGAGGAG CCCAAgagtcccctccctcctccagtgAAGATACCCATGGACACCATAGATCTGCCTTCAGCACCTGACCCCTCtgtaaccccacccacccagcccCCCGTCTGA